A single Bacteroidota bacterium DNA region contains:
- a CDS encoding orotate phosphoribosyltransferase — MTEKDTAHTIAEQLLQIKAIKLQPEDPFTWASGWKSPIYCDNRLSLGYPRIRTHVRQSFAKLIESKFGKPDLIAGVATAAIAPGVLVAEALGLPFCYVRSASKDHGLKNLIEGGYEKNQSCVVVEDLVSTGKSSIAAIEELRKAGVVVKGLVSIFTYGFEEANEAFKNANCQFYSLSNYDVLIEEAIAKKYIKPNQLTILQQWRINPQEWGRNPV, encoded by the coding sequence ATGACAGAAAAAGATACCGCTCACACAATAGCTGAACAGTTATTGCAAATTAAAGCCATTAAGCTACAGCCCGAAGATCCTTTTACGTGGGCATCCGGATGGAAATCGCCCATCTATTGTGATAATAGATTATCCTTAGGGTATCCACGAATTCGCACACATGTAAGGCAATCATTTGCAAAACTCATAGAAAGTAAATTTGGCAAACCTGACCTAATTGCCGGAGTAGCTACAGCAGCCATAGCACCGGGTGTGCTTGTTGCCGAAGCATTGGGCTTACCTTTCTGTTATGTGAGAAGTGCCAGTAAAGATCATGGCCTTAAAAATCTGATTGAAGGAGGCTATGAAAAAAATCAGTCGTGCGTGGTAGTTGAAGATTTGGTAAGCACAGGTAAAAGCAGCATAGCAGCAATAGAAGAGTTACGAAAAGCAGGTGTGGTTGTTAAAGGCCTGGTATCTATTTTTACGTATGGGTTTGAAGAAGCCAACGAAGCATTTAAAAATGCAAATTGTCAGTTTTACTCGCTTAGCAATTACGATGTTCTTATAGAAGAAGCCATAGCTAAAAAATATATCAAACCTAATCAGTTAACCATCTTACAGCAATGGCGCATTAATCCTCAGGAATGGGGTAGAAATCCTGTTTAA